One genomic window of Rhizomicrobium sp. includes the following:
- the dapD gene encoding 2,3,4,5-tetrahydropyridine-2,6-dicarboxylate N-succinyltransferase, with translation MTQELARIVDAAWDNRDALNANTRGDVREAVETALAELDAGRARVAEKHAGEWVVHQWLKKAVLLSFRLNAMKLIEGAPGDASWWDKVDSKFEYWDAERFQAAGFRAVPGAIVRRSAFIARGVVLMPSFVNVGAYVGENTMIDTWATVGSCAQVGANCHISGGAGLGGVLEPLQAAPTIIEDNCFIGARSEVAEGVIVGEGSVLAMGTFLTSTTKIVDRHTGEIVTGRVPPYSVVVPGSLGGGPGKPSLYCGVIIKTVDERTRSKTSINELLRD, from the coding sequence ATGACCCAGGAACTCGCCCGCATCGTCGACGCGGCGTGGGACAATCGCGACGCGCTGAACGCGAACACCCGGGGCGACGTGCGCGAGGCGGTCGAGACCGCGCTCGCAGAACTCGACGCGGGCCGCGCGCGCGTCGCCGAGAAGCACGCGGGCGAATGGGTCGTGCATCAATGGCTGAAGAAGGCCGTGCTGCTGTCCTTCCGGCTGAACGCGATGAAGCTGATCGAGGGCGCGCCGGGCGACGCGTCGTGGTGGGACAAGGTCGATTCGAAATTCGAATATTGGGACGCGGAGCGATTCCAGGCGGCGGGCTTTCGCGCCGTGCCCGGCGCCATCGTGCGGCGCTCCGCCTTCATCGCCAGGGGCGTCGTGCTGATGCCGAGCTTCGTCAATGTCGGCGCTTATGTCGGCGAGAACACGATGATCGACACCTGGGCGACGGTCGGCTCCTGCGCCCAGGTCGGCGCCAACTGTCACATCTCCGGCGGCGCGGGGCTGGGCGGCGTCCTGGAGCCGTTGCAGGCCGCGCCCACCATCATCGAGGACAATTGCTTCATCGGCGCGCGGTCGGAAGTCGCCGAGGGCGTGATCGTGGGCGAAGGCTCGGTGCTGGCGATGGGCACGTTCCTGACCTCGACCACCAAGATCGTCGACCGCCATACCGGCGAGATCGTGACCGGGCGGGTGCCGCCCTATTCGGTGGTGGTGCCGGGCTCGCTGGGCGGCGGGCCGGGCAAGCCGTCGCTCTATTGCGGCGTCATCATCAAGACGGTGGACGAGCGCACGCGGTCCAAGACCTCGATCAACGAGCTTCTACGCGATTGA
- a CDS encoding DUF1036 domain-containing protein, translating into MNVLARCFPALLLALGLSLAASPSHAALTLCNRTSYVLYAATGTTVNGGVATQGWSRVAPGICEAVLPGDLTAPAYYLYARSSQAHSGPQRAWGGNVNICVKDTNFTNRDTINPAQCATDDFFGLPFATVDTHHLKSWTATFSETPQLTSLPQAQLAGLKRLLRDAGYRIGAIDAAPDRATDAALADFRKKLRLSPTASVADVFDALETEALKNATPAGYAVCNDTAKAVAAATGQKLRNDWISHGWWKIAAGSCAKVMDDLSAVDSVYLFVQRIGGAPLVTGPNKFCVADIEFDIQGRGRCAGRGLTELGFAENRVKGLMGFAAHVGETGLIKPPPRRPGK; encoded by the coding sequence ATGAACGTGCTGGCGCGCTGCTTTCCAGCCCTTCTGCTCGCGCTCGGGCTGTCGCTGGCCGCGAGCCCGTCGCACGCCGCGCTGACGCTGTGCAACCGCACCTCCTATGTCCTCTATGCCGCGACCGGGACGACGGTGAACGGCGGCGTCGCCACCCAGGGCTGGTCGCGCGTCGCGCCGGGGATCTGCGAGGCCGTGCTGCCGGGCGATCTGACCGCGCCGGCCTATTACCTCTATGCCCGCTCGTCGCAGGCCCATTCGGGGCCGCAGCGCGCCTGGGGCGGCAACGTGAATATCTGCGTCAAGGACACCAATTTCACCAATCGCGACACGATCAACCCGGCGCAGTGCGCGACCGACGATTTCTTCGGGCTGCCCTTCGCCACGGTCGACACCCATCATCTCAAATCCTGGACCGCGACGTTCAGCGAAACGCCGCAGCTTACCAGCCTGCCGCAGGCCCAGCTCGCCGGCCTCAAGCGGCTCCTGCGCGACGCCGGCTATCGCATCGGCGCGATCGACGCCGCGCCCGACCGGGCGACCGACGCGGCGCTGGCCGATTTCCGCAAGAAGCTGCGGCTCTCGCCGACCGCCAGCGTCGCCGATGTGTTCGACGCGCTGGAGACCGAAGCGCTGAAGAACGCGACGCCGGCGGGCTATGCGGTGTGCAACGACACGGCCAAGGCGGTGGCGGCGGCGACCGGCCAGAAGCTGCGCAACGACTGGATCAGCCATGGCTGGTGGAAGATCGCGGCGGGAAGCTGCGCCAAGGTGATGGACGATCTCAGCGCGGTGGATTCGGTCTATCTCTTCGTGCAGCGGATCGGCGGGGCGCCGCTGGTGACCGGGCCGAACAAGTTCTGCGTCGCCGATATCGAGTTCGACATCCAGGGCCGGGGCCGCTGCGCCGGCCGCGGCCTGACCGAGCTGGGCTTCGCCGAGAACCGGGTGAAGGGCCTGATGGGTTTCGCCGCGCATGTCGGCGAGACCGGCCTGATCAAGCCGCCGCCGCGCCGGCCGGGGAAGTGA
- a CDS encoding DUF2336 domain-containing protein yields the protein MTREEVLARLEARTQAAQSELACRADAGPKVLTYLAENGAPATRRAVAANIAAPARANRRLADDDDEDVRAELARKIARLMPSLSAEEGAHIHALTIETLERLARDQVSRVRAILADGIKTLDCIPKFIVLTLARDLDAIVAAPILEYSPLLSDTDLMEIIAAAKAEEVLAAIARRGTVSPAVCDALVSSLDIPAIAALLANPDARIRGKTLDDIAAQAEKIQSWQVPLVLRADLSKRAILRIATFVGSSLIEQLVTRYGLDGEIEHQLAKELRARLAEEGKPASSATDLALRDVAAARAGGKLDEPFIEQAANAGQRDVVVLALAELARVPEATVRKILASRSAKPLTALVWHARLSMRLAFKIQSFVMKLPAGELLPARAGVHFPMTEDEMRWHLSYFDVAV from the coding sequence ATGACGCGCGAGGAGGTCCTGGCGCGGCTGGAGGCGCGCACCCAGGCGGCGCAGAGCGAGCTGGCCTGCCGCGCCGATGCCGGGCCGAAGGTCCTGACCTATCTGGCCGAGAACGGCGCGCCCGCCACCCGCCGCGCCGTGGCCGCGAATATCGCGGCGCCGGCCCGGGCCAATCGCCGCCTGGCCGACGACGACGACGAGGATGTCCGCGCCGAGCTCGCCCGCAAGATCGCCCGGCTGATGCCGAGCCTCTCGGCCGAGGAAGGCGCCCATATCCATGCGCTGACCATCGAGACGCTGGAGCGCCTCGCCCGCGACCAGGTTTCGCGCGTCCGCGCCATCCTGGCGGACGGGATCAAGACGCTCGACTGCATCCCCAAATTCATCGTGCTCACCCTGGCGCGCGATCTCGACGCCATCGTGGCGGCGCCGATCCTGGAATATTCGCCGCTGCTCTCCGACACCGACCTGATGGAGATCATCGCCGCGGCGAAGGCCGAAGAGGTCCTCGCCGCCATCGCCCGGCGCGGCACGGTGAGCCCGGCGGTGTGCGATGCGCTGGTCAGCTCGCTCGACATCCCCGCGATCGCCGCGCTTCTTGCCAATCCCGATGCCAGGATTCGCGGCAAGACGCTCGACGACATCGCCGCCCAGGCCGAGAAGATCCAGTCCTGGCAGGTGCCGCTCGTGCTGCGCGCCGACCTCTCCAAGCGCGCCATCCTGCGCATCGCCACCTTCGTCGGTTCGAGCCTGATCGAGCAGCTCGTCACGCGTTATGGCCTGGACGGCGAGATCGAACATCAGTTGGCCAAGGAATTGCGCGCCCGGCTCGCCGAAGAGGGCAAGCCCGCTTCCTCCGCGACCGATCTGGCGCTGCGCGACGTGGCGGCGGCGCGCGCCGGCGGCAAGCTCGACGAGCCGTTCATCGAGCAGGCCGCCAATGCCGGCCAGCGCGACGTGGTCGTCCTGGCGCTGGCCGAGCTTGCCCGCGTGCCGGAGGCGACGGTGCGCAAGATTCTCGCCTCGCGCTCGGCCAAGCCGCTGACGGCGCTGGTGTGGCACGCCAGGCTCAGCATGCGGCTGGCCTTCAAGATCCAGAGCTTCGTGATGAAGCTCCCCGCCGGCGAGTTGCTGCCGGCCCGCGCCGGCGTGCATTTCCCTATGACCGAGGACGAGATGCGCTGGCATCTGAGCTATTTCGACGTCGCGGTGTGA
- a CDS encoding DUF805 domain-containing protein, with product MGLGHYLFGFSGRINRAKQWAVLLVSLVHVALVCVVFAYTLGGHTIVALAHGETTLAAVAASPQGHMFGIVFCVLYVVGLYIGLAVATKRLHDRNKSAWWLIVFFLLPAVLQIPTFMIMPQLLANIGAAIHAAQNHLPPPPQPVQPPLVLIARGAATIIGLWAFVELYILRGTVGDNRFGPDPLAGS from the coding sequence ATGGGTCTGGGTCATTATCTCTTCGGCTTTTCCGGCCGCATCAATCGCGCCAAGCAATGGGCCGTGCTGCTGGTGAGCCTGGTTCATGTCGCGCTGGTCTGCGTCGTCTTCGCCTACACGCTCGGCGGCCACACCATCGTCGCGCTGGCCCATGGGGAGACGACGCTGGCGGCCGTCGCCGCATCGCCGCAGGGGCACATGTTCGGCATCGTCTTCTGCGTGCTGTACGTGGTCGGTCTTTACATCGGCCTCGCGGTGGCGACGAAGCGGCTGCACGACCGCAACAAGAGCGCGTGGTGGCTGATCGTGTTCTTCCTGCTGCCGGCGGTGTTGCAGATACCCACTTTCATGATCATGCCGCAGTTGCTCGCCAATATCGGCGCAGCGATCCACGCGGCGCAGAACCATCTGCCGCCGCCGCCCCAGCCGGTCCAGCCGCCGCTGGTCCTGATCGCGCGCGGCGCGGCGACCATCATCGGACTATGGGCCTTCGTCGAGCTCTACATCCTGCGCGGCACAGTGGGCGACAACCGCTTCGGACCCGATCCGCTGGCCGGAAGCTAG
- the argB gene encoding acetylglutamate kinase gives MALTDEFGQERNLRVMARWRSTARVLVEALPYILKYDQKTIVVKFGGNAMAGGGTAADFAQDIVLMKQTGIDPVVVHGGGPQIGAMLNKLQIPTTFVDGLRVTDQAAIDVVEMVLTGSINKQIVTSINAAGGRAIGLSGKDSTLMLARKLIKNGVDLGFVGEPEKVNPDVLHTVMRSEIIPVIAPIGVGEAGETYNINADTVAGAIAGAMKAERLILLTDVEGVLDQDKKLIPRLSVTEARALIKRGTIKGGMIPKIETAIDAVEGGVHAAVILDGRIPHVLLLELFTEHGAGTLITAE, from the coding sequence ATGGCGCTTACCGACGAGTTCGGCCAGGAACGCAATCTGCGCGTGATGGCGCGCTGGCGTTCGACCGCGCGCGTCCTGGTCGAGGCGCTGCCCTACATCCTGAAATACGACCAGAAGACCATCGTCGTGAAATTCGGCGGCAACGCCATGGCCGGCGGCGGCACGGCGGCGGATTTCGCCCAGGACATCGTCTTGATGAAGCAGACCGGCATCGATCCGGTCGTGGTGCATGGCGGCGGGCCGCAGATCGGCGCGATGCTGAACAAGCTGCAGATCCCCACCACCTTCGTCGACGGCTTGCGCGTCACCGACCAGGCGGCGATCGACGTGGTCGAGATGGTGCTGACCGGTTCGATCAACAAGCAGATCGTCACCAGCATCAATGCCGCCGGCGGCCGCGCCATCGGCCTGTCGGGCAAGGATTCCACGCTGATGCTGGCCCGCAAGCTCATCAAGAACGGCGTCGATCTCGGCTTCGTCGGCGAGCCGGAGAAGGTCAATCCCGACGTGCTGCACACCGTGATGCGCTCGGAGATCATTCCGGTCATCGCGCCGATCGGCGTCGGCGAGGCCGGCGAGACCTACAACATCAACGCCGACACCGTGGCGGGCGCCATCGCCGGCGCGATGAAGGCCGAGCGCCTGATCCTGCTCACCGATGTCGAGGGCGTGCTGGACCAGGACAAGAAGCTGATCCCGCGCCTGTCGGTGACGGAGGCCCGCGCGCTCATCAAGCGCGGCACCATCAAGGGCGGCATGATCCCCAAGATCGAGACCGCGATCGACGCGGTCGAGGGCGGCGTGCACGCCGCCGTCATCCTGGACGGGCGCATCCCGCATGTCCTGCTGCTCGAACTCTTCACCGAGCACGGCGCCGGTACGCTGATCACCGCGGAATGA
- a CDS encoding pyrimidine 5'-nucleotidase, producing MRSAAAVDDDRQGPDFAHVETWVFDLDHTLYTFNEAQHAEMEERICRYVQRHFALPRNAAWEMQKHYLKEYGSTLAGLMVHQKIDPDAYHDDINDIEALDLQPDAGLRAGLARLPGRRLVFTNNCGRFAHAVLTRLGVDDLFDTIVDAKAMGFVPKPKPPAYEALLARGKFDPARAALFDDSPRNLVPARALGMTTVWFNDGKGQSYWRIDNPELHIDHETDHLAGFLHSIRI from the coding sequence ATGCGTAGCGCAGCCGCCGTCGACGACGACCGCCAGGGGCCGGATTTCGCCCATGTCGAGACCTGGGTCTTCGACCTCGACCATACGCTCTACACCTTCAACGAGGCCCAGCACGCCGAGATGGAGGAGCGCATCTGCCGCTATGTCCAGCGCCATTTCGCGCTGCCGCGCAACGCCGCCTGGGAAATGCAGAAGCATTACCTGAAGGAATATGGCAGCACGCTGGCCGGGCTGATGGTCCATCAGAAGATCGATCCCGACGCCTATCACGACGACATCAACGATATCGAGGCGCTGGACCTTCAGCCCGACGCGGGCCTGCGCGCGGGGCTCGCGCGGCTGCCGGGGCGGCGGCTGGTCTTCACCAACAATTGCGGCCGCTTCGCCCATGCGGTGCTGACGCGGCTGGGGGTGGACGATCTGTTCGACACCATCGTGGACGCCAAGGCGATGGGCTTCGTGCCCAAGCCCAAACCGCCGGCCTATGAGGCGCTGCTGGCGCGCGGCAAATTCGATCCCGCCCGCGCCGCCTTGTTCGACGATTCGCCCCGAAACCTCGTGCCGGCCCGGGCGCTGGGCATGACCACGGTGTGGTTCAACGACGGCAAGGGCCAGTCCTATTGGCGGATCGACAATCCTGAACTTCACATCGATCACGAAACCGATCATCTTGCCGGCTTCTTGCATTCGATCAGGATCTGA
- a CDS encoding IS630 family transposase gives MAGRQVSGLELSAEERSELVSLSSRRKTAQALALRARIVLACVDSGQNDKQVAAALGLDRSTVGKWRRRFLAQGIDGLHDEARSGAPRSIDDARIEAVIVKTLESMPANATHWSSRGMAKASNVSVSSVQRIWRAFGLQPHRMETFKLSTDPNFVSKVRDVVGLYVSPPQHAIVLCVDEKSQIQALDRSQPMLPMRPGQPARRTHDYKRHGTTSLFAALDIATGHVIGKCYSRHRAAEFRSFLDEIEAAVPADLDVHLVMDNYATHKTPMVRKWFAKRPRWHVHLTPTSASWLNQVERFFALITGNKIRRGVYRSVAALRADISSFIDKHNASPKPFRWTKSADDILASIERFCRYNAPAKP, from the coding sequence ATGGCGGGTCGGCAAGTTTCAGGGCTGGAGCTGAGCGCTGAAGAGCGTTCGGAGCTTGTGTCGCTATCCTCGCGGCGCAAAACGGCGCAAGCCTTGGCGCTGCGGGCGCGGATCGTCCTGGCCTGCGTGGACAGCGGACAGAACGACAAGCAGGTCGCGGCAGCACTGGGCCTGGACCGCTCGACGGTCGGCAAGTGGCGACGCCGCTTCCTTGCGCAGGGCATAGACGGCTTGCACGACGAGGCGCGCTCAGGTGCGCCACGTTCCATTGACGATGCGCGCATCGAAGCGGTCATCGTCAAGACGCTGGAGAGCATGCCTGCCAATGCCACGCATTGGAGTTCGCGCGGCATGGCCAAGGCCAGCAACGTGTCGGTCTCCAGCGTGCAGCGCATCTGGCGCGCCTTCGGCTTGCAGCCCCACCGGATGGAGACGTTCAAGCTCTCGACCGACCCGAACTTCGTGTCCAAGGTGCGCGACGTGGTGGGCCTCTATGTCTCGCCGCCGCAGCACGCCATCGTGCTGTGCGTGGACGAGAAGTCCCAGATCCAGGCGCTCGACCGCAGCCAGCCGATGCTGCCGATGCGGCCGGGCCAACCGGCACGAAGGACCCACGACTACAAGCGGCACGGCACCACGTCGTTGTTTGCGGCTCTGGACATCGCCACGGGCCATGTCATCGGCAAATGCTACAGCCGCCACCGCGCAGCCGAGTTCCGCAGCTTCCTCGACGAGATCGAAGCCGCCGTGCCGGCCGATCTCGACGTTCACTTGGTCATGGACAACTACGCCACCCACAAGACGCCGATGGTGCGCAAATGGTTCGCCAAACGGCCGCGCTGGCATGTGCATCTGACACCGACAAGCGCATCTTGGCTCAATCAGGTCGAGCGCTTCTTCGCTCTCATAACCGGCAACAAGATCAGGCGTGGCGTCTATCGAAGCGTCGCAGCGTTGCGCGCCGACATCTCATCCTTCATCGACAAACACAACGCCAGTCCAAAACCCTTCCGGTGGACGAAGTCCGCAGACGACATCCTCGCTTCTATCGAGAGGTTCTGCCGCTACAACGCACCGGCCAAGCCGTGA
- the yihA gene encoding ribosome biogenesis GTP-binding protein YihA/YsxC yields MSAADDAAELAAAVKLFAGACDFVWGTGDINSLPPAGLPEIAFVGRSNAGKSSLINALTNRKTLARVSHTPGRTREINFFKLADRLMLADLPGYGYAKASKAMTAEWQKLIFAYLRGRASLRRVVLLIDARRGVLDLDQEVMKLLDEAAVSYGVVLTKIDKLKPEEAAAAVAAADAAARKHTAAFPQICATSAHEGLGLEPLKLQLAALAQP; encoded by the coding sequence GTGAGCGCGGCGGACGACGCGGCGGAACTTGCGGCGGCGGTGAAGCTTTTCGCCGGCGCGTGCGATTTCGTGTGGGGTACCGGCGACATCAACAGCCTGCCGCCGGCGGGCTTGCCGGAGATCGCTTTCGTCGGCCGCTCCAACGCCGGCAAGTCGAGCCTGATCAACGCGCTGACCAACCGCAAGACCCTGGCCCGGGTCAGCCACACGCCGGGGCGCACGCGGGAGATCAATTTCTTCAAGCTCGCCGACCGGCTGATGCTGGCCGACCTGCCGGGCTATGGCTATGCCAAGGCCTCCAAGGCGATGACGGCGGAATGGCAGAAGCTGATCTTCGCCTATCTGCGCGGCCGGGCGAGCCTGCGGCGCGTCGTCCTTCTGATCGACGCCCGCCGCGGCGTCCTGGACCTGGACCAGGAGGTCATGAAGCTGCTGGACGAGGCGGCGGTGTCCTATGGCGTCGTGCTAACCAAGATCGACAAGCTGAAGCCCGAGGAAGCGGCGGCGGCGGTGGCGGCGGCCGATGCCGCCGCGCGCAAGCATACGGCGGCGTTTCCGCAGATCTGCGCCACCTCGGCCCATGAGGGGCTTGGCCTGGAGCCCTTGAAGTTGCAACTTGCGGCGTTGGCCCAGCCCTGA